One Hippocampus zosterae strain Florida chromosome 21, ASM2543408v3, whole genome shotgun sequence genomic region harbors:
- the atp2b1a gene encoding plasma membrane calcium-transporting ATPase 1a isoform X1 — protein sequence MANNSYSGVKNSIMEANHDGDFVCTLKELRSLMELRGAEALNKIGESYGDVHGLCGRLKTSPADGLSGQPADIEKRKTVFGQNLIPPKKPKTFLQLVWEALQDVTLIILEVAAIISLGLSFYRPQDAKREDCGKAAGGAEDEHEAEAGWIEGAAILLSVICVVLVTAFNDWSKEKQFRGLQSRIEQEQKFTVVRGGQVIQIPVAEIVVGDVAQIKYGDLLPADGLLIQGNDLKIDESSLTGESDHVKKTQEKDLMLLSGTHVMEGSGKMVVTAVGVNSQTGIIFTLLGAAEDEDDDDEDEKKKEKEEKKKQRKNKKQDGSVENRKKAKAQDGAAMEMQPLNSDEGADAEEKKKTNLPKKEKSVLQGKLTKLAVQIGKAGLVMSAITVIILVVLFVVDTFWIQNLPWVKACTPIYIQFVVKFFIIGVTVLVVAVPEGLPLAVTISLAYSVKKMMKDNNLVRHLDACETMGNATAICSDKTGTLTMNRMTVVQAFVAEKHYKKVPEPENIPASILDFLILGIAVNCAYTTKIMPPEKEGGLPRQVGNKTECALLGFSNDLKRDYQTIRNEIPEEKLHKVYTFNSARKSMSTVLKMADGSYRMFSKGASEILLKKCYKILTASGEPKVFRPRDRDDVVKKVIEPMASEGLRTICLAYRDFAVKDGEPDWDNENDILTGLTCICVVGIEDPVRPEVPDAIRKCQRAGITVRMVTGDNINTARAIASKCGILQPGDDFLCLEGKEFNRRIRNEKGEIEQERIDKIWPKLRVLARSSPTDKHTLVKGIIDSTVVEQRQVVAVTGDGTNDGPALKKADVGFAMGIAGTDVAKEASDIILTDDNFSSIVKAVMWGRNVYDSISKFLQFQLTVNVVAVIVAFTGACITQDSPLKAVQMLWVNLIMDTFASLALATEPPTEALLLRKPYGRNKPLISRTMMKNILGQGVYQLVIIFTLLFAGETMFDIDNGRNAPLRAPPSEHYTIVFNTFVLMQLFNEINARKIHGERNVFDGIFNNLIFCSIVFGTFVIQIIIVQFGGKPFSCVALSIDQWLWCTFLGFGSLLWGQVISSIPTSRLKFLKTAGHGTQKEEIPDEELEELDDMDEIDHAERELRRGQILWFRGLNRIQTQMDVVSAFQSGTSFQGALRRQASNSSQQQHDIRVVNAFRSSISLYEGLEKPESRTSIHNFMTHPEFRIEDSEPHIPLIDDTDAEDDAPTKRNSASSRNASPAPPSPASAAPPSAGPAFSPASPNQNNNAVESSNHLLPEATKVGETAMPGSPLHSLETSL from the exons ATGGCGAACAACTCGTACAGCGGAGTGAAGAACTCCATCATGGAGGCCAACCACGACGGCGACTTTGTCTGCACGCTCAAAGAGCTGCGCTCCCTCATGGAACTGCGAGGCGCCGAGGCCCTCAACAAAATCGGGGAATCCTACGGGGACGTCCACGGACTCTGCGGCCGCTTAAAAACCTCGCCCGCGGACG GTCTAAGTGGGCAGCCGGCAGACATCGAGAAGCGGAAAACGGTGTTTGGGCAAAATTTGATACCGCCCAAAAAGCCCAAAACGTTCTTGCAATTAGTGTGGGAGGCGCTGCAGGATGTCACGCTGATTATCTTGGAAGTGGCAGCCATCATTTCACTTGGCCTTTCGTTTTATAGACCTCAAGATGCCAAAAGAGAAG ACTGCGGGAAGGCCGCCGGCGGCGCGGAGGACGAGCACGAGGCGGAGGCGGGCTGGATCGAGGGCGCCGCCATCTTGCTGTCGGTCATCTGCGTGGTGCTGGTGACGGCGTTCAACGACTGGAGCAAAGAGAAGCAGTTCCGCGGACTCCAGAGCCGCATCGAGCAGGAGCAGAAGTTCACCGTGGTCCGCGGCGGGCAGGTCATCCAGATCCCCGTGGCGGAGATCGTCGTCGGTGACGTTGCGCAAATAAAATATG GGGACCTTTTGCCCGCCGACGGCCTCCTCATCCAAGGGAACGACTTGAAGATCGACGAGAGCTCGCTCACGGGGGAGTCGGATCACGTCAAGAAGACGCAAGAGAAAGATTTGATGCTGTTGTCGG GCACCCACGTGATGGAAGGCTCGGGGAAAATGGTGGTCACGGCGGTGGGCGTCAACTCTCAAACTGGAATTATTTTCACGCTGCTCGGTGCCGCCGAGGAcgaggatgacgacgacgaagatgagaagaagaaggaaaaagaggagaagaagaaacagaGGAAAA ACAAGAAGCAGGACGGCTCCGTTGAAAATCGGAAGAAAG CCAAAGCGCAGGACGGCGCCGCCATGGAAATGCAGCCTCTGAACAGCGACGAGGGAGCCGAtgcggaggagaagaagaaaaccaaCCTGCCAAAGAAAGAGAAATCTGTCCTCCAGGGCAAGCTGACCAAACTCGCCGTGCAGATCGGCAAAGCGG GATTGGTGATGTCGGCCATCACCGTCATCATCCTGGTGGTGCTGTTTGTGGTCGACACCTTTTGGATCCAAAACCTCCCCTGGGTCAAGGCCTGCACGCCCATCTACATCCAGTTCGTTGTCAAATTCTTCATCATCGGCGTCACCGTGCTGGTGGTGGCCGTCCCCGAAGGCCTCCCGCTCGCCGTCACCATCTCCCTGGCATATTCCGTCAAG AAAATGATGAAAGACAACAACCTGGTGCGTCACCTGGACGCCTGCGAGACGATGGGCAACGCCACGGCCATCTGCTCGGACAAGACGGGGACGCTCACCATGAACCGCATGACGGTGGTGCAGGCCTTCGTGGCGGAGAAACATTACAAGAAGGTGCCGGAGCCGGAGAACATCCCGGCCTCCATTTTAGATTTCCTGATTCTGGGGATAGCCGTCAACTGCGCCTACACGACCAAGATCATG CCCCCGGAGAAAGAAGGCGGCCTGCCCCGGCAAGTGGGCAACAAGACCGAATGTGCCTTGCTGGGATTTTCCAACGACCTCAAGCGCGACTACCAGACCATCCGTAACGAGATCCCCGAGGAGAAGTTGCACAAGGTGTACACCTTCAACTCGGCGCGCAAGTCCATGAGCACCGTGCTCAAGATGGCCGACGGCAGCTACCGGATGTTCAGCAAGGGCGCCTCGGAAATCCTCCTCAAAAA GTGCTACAAAATCCTGACGGCGTCGGGCGAGCCCAAGGTGTTCCGCCCGCGAGACCGCGACGACGTGGTGAAGAAAGTGATCGAGCCCATGGCCTCCGAAGGCCTGAGGACCATCTGCCTGGCGTACCGAGATTTCGCCGTGAAGGACGGCGAGCCCGACTGGGACAACGAGAACGACATACTCACCGGGCTCACTTGCATCTGCGTGGTGGGCATCGAAGACCCCGTGAGGCCCGAG GTCCCGGACGCCATTCGAAAGTGCCAGCGCGCCGGCATCACGGTGCGGATGGTGACGGGCGACAACATCAACACGGCGCGCGCCATCGCCAGCAAGTGCGGCATCCTGCAGCCCGGGGACGACTTCCTCTGCTTGGAGGGCAAAGAGTTCAACCGGCGGATACGCAACGAAAAGGGAGAG ATCGAACAAGAGCGCATTGATAAGATCTGGCCCAAACTGCGAGTGCTGGCTCGTTCTTCCCCAACTGACAAGCACACTTTAGTCAAAG GTATTATCGACAGCACCGTGGTGGAGCAGAGGCAAGTCGTGGCCGTCACCGGGGACGGCACCAACGACGGTCCCGCCTTGAAGAAAGCCGACGTCGGCTTTGCCATG GGCATCGCCGGCACCGACGTGGCCAAGGAAGCGTCCGACATCATCCTGACCGACGACAACTTCTCCAGCATCGTCAAGGCCGTGATGTGGGGACGCAACGTTTACGACAGCATTTCCAAGTTCCTGCAATTTCAACTGACCGTCAACGTGGTGGCCGTCATCGTCGCCTTCACGGGCGCCTGCATCACTCAG gactcTCCACTGAAGGCGGTCCAGATGTTATGGGTCAACCTGATCATGGACACCTTCGCCTCCCTGGCGCTGGCCACCGAGCCGCCCACGGAAGCCCTGCTGCTCAGGAAGCCATACGGCCGCAACAAGCCTCTCATCTCTCGCACCATGATGAAGAACATTCTGGGCCAGGGCGTGTACCAGCTGGTCATCATCTTCACACTGCTCTTTGCCG GAGAGACCATGTTCGACATCGACAACGGCAGGAACGCGCCGCTCCGAGCGCCGCCCTCGGAGCACTACACCATCGTCTTCAACACCTTCGTCCTGATGCAGCTCTTCAACGAGATCAACGCCCGCAAGATCCACGGCGAGCGCAACGTCTTCGACGGCATCTTCAACAACCTCATCTTCTGCAGCATCGTCTTCGGTACCTTCGTCATCCAG ATCATCATCGTGCAATTTGGAGGGAAGCCATTCAGCTGCGTGGCTCTTTCCATCGACCAGTGGCTCTGGTGCACTTTCCTGGGCTTCGGCTCACTGTTGTGGGGGCAG GTCATCTCGTCGATTCCCACGAGCCGCTTAAAGTTCCTAAAAACGGCGGGCCACGGCACCCAGAAGGAGGAGATCCCCgacgaggagctggaggagctggacgACATGGACGAGATCGACCACGCCGAGCGGGAGCTCCGCCGCGGCCAGATCCTCTGGTTCCGCGGCCTCAACCGCATCCAGACTCAG ATGGATGTAGTGAGTGCGTTCCAGAGCGGAACTTCCTTTCAGGGGGCTCTGAGGCGGCAGGCCTCCAACTCCAGCCAGCAGCAGCACGAT ATCCGCGTGGTGAATGCATTCCGCAGCTCCATCTCCCTCTATGAGGGCCTGGAGAAGCCCGAGTCGCGGACCTCCATCCACAACTTTATGACCCACCCGGAGTTTCGGATAGAGGACTCGGAGCCGCACATCCCCCTCATAGACGACACGGACGCTGAGGACGACGCGCCCACCAAGCGCAACTCTGCCAGCTCCCGCAACGCCTCGCCCGCCCCGCCCTCGCCAGCCAGCGCGGCCCCGCCGTCCGCCGGCCCCGCCTTCAGCCCCGCCTCCCCAAACCAGAACAATAACGCTGTGGAGAGCAGCAACCACCTCCTCCCGGAGGCCACCAAAGTGGGCGAGACCGCCATGCCGGGCAGCCCCCTACACAGCTTGGAAACCTCCCTTTGA
- the atp2b1a gene encoding plasma membrane calcium-transporting ATPase 1a isoform X2 codes for MANNSYSGVKNSIMEANHDGDFVCTLKELRSLMELRGAEALNKIGESYGDVHGLCGRLKTSPADGLSGQPADIEKRKTVFGQNLIPPKKPKTFLQLVWEALQDVTLIILEVAAIISLGLSFYRPQDAKREDCGKAAGGAEDEHEAEAGWIEGAAILLSVICVVLVTAFNDWSKEKQFRGLQSRIEQEQKFTVVRGGQVIQIPVAEIVVGDVAQIKYGDLLPADGLLIQGNDLKIDESSLTGESDHVKKTQEKDLMLLSGTHVMEGSGKMVVTAVGVNSQTGIIFTLLGAAEDEDDDDEDEKKKEKEEKKKQRKNKKQDGSVENRKKAKAQDGAAMEMQPLNSDEGADAEEKKKTNLPKKEKSVLQGKLTKLAVQIGKAGLVMSAITVIILVVLFVVDTFWIQNLPWVKACTPIYIQFVVKFFIIGVTVLVVAVPEGLPLAVTISLAYSVKKMMKDNNLVRHLDACETMGNATAICSDKTGTLTMNRMTVVQAFVAEKHYKKVPEPENIPASILDFLILGIAVNCAYTTKIMPPEKEGGLPRQVGNKTECALLGFSNDLKRDYQTIRNEIPEEKLHKVYTFNSARKSMSTVLKMADGSYRMFSKGASEILLKKCYKILTASGEPKVFRPRDRDDVVKKVIEPMASEGLRTICLAYRDFAVKDGEPDWDNENDILTGLTCICVVGIEDPVRPEVPDAIRKCQRAGITVRMVTGDNINTARAIASKCGILQPGDDFLCLEGKEFNRRIRNEKGEIEQERIDKIWPKLRVLARSSPTDKHTLVKGIIDSTVVEQRQVVAVTGDGTNDGPALKKADVGFAMGIAGTDVAKEASDIILTDDNFSSIVKAVMWGRNVYDSISKFLQFQLTVNVVAVIVAFTGACITQDSPLKAVQMLWVNLIMDTFASLALATEPPTEALLLRKPYGRNKPLISRTMMKNILGQGVYQLVIIFTLLFAGETMFDIDNGRNAPLRAPPSEHYTIVFNTFVLMQLFNEINARKIHGERNVFDGIFNNLIFCSIVFGTFVIQIIIVQFGGKPFSCVALSIDQWLWCTFLGFGSLLWGQVISSIPTSRLKFLKTAGHGTQKEEIPDEELEELDDMDEIDHAERELRRGQILWFRGLNRIQTQIRVVNAFRSSISLYEGLEKPESRTSIHNFMTHPEFRIEDSEPHIPLIDDTDAEDDAPTKRNSASSRNASPAPPSPASAAPPSAGPAFSPASPNQNNNAVESSNHLLPEATKVGETAMPGSPLHSLETSL; via the exons ATGGCGAACAACTCGTACAGCGGAGTGAAGAACTCCATCATGGAGGCCAACCACGACGGCGACTTTGTCTGCACGCTCAAAGAGCTGCGCTCCCTCATGGAACTGCGAGGCGCCGAGGCCCTCAACAAAATCGGGGAATCCTACGGGGACGTCCACGGACTCTGCGGCCGCTTAAAAACCTCGCCCGCGGACG GTCTAAGTGGGCAGCCGGCAGACATCGAGAAGCGGAAAACGGTGTTTGGGCAAAATTTGATACCGCCCAAAAAGCCCAAAACGTTCTTGCAATTAGTGTGGGAGGCGCTGCAGGATGTCACGCTGATTATCTTGGAAGTGGCAGCCATCATTTCACTTGGCCTTTCGTTTTATAGACCTCAAGATGCCAAAAGAGAAG ACTGCGGGAAGGCCGCCGGCGGCGCGGAGGACGAGCACGAGGCGGAGGCGGGCTGGATCGAGGGCGCCGCCATCTTGCTGTCGGTCATCTGCGTGGTGCTGGTGACGGCGTTCAACGACTGGAGCAAAGAGAAGCAGTTCCGCGGACTCCAGAGCCGCATCGAGCAGGAGCAGAAGTTCACCGTGGTCCGCGGCGGGCAGGTCATCCAGATCCCCGTGGCGGAGATCGTCGTCGGTGACGTTGCGCAAATAAAATATG GGGACCTTTTGCCCGCCGACGGCCTCCTCATCCAAGGGAACGACTTGAAGATCGACGAGAGCTCGCTCACGGGGGAGTCGGATCACGTCAAGAAGACGCAAGAGAAAGATTTGATGCTGTTGTCGG GCACCCACGTGATGGAAGGCTCGGGGAAAATGGTGGTCACGGCGGTGGGCGTCAACTCTCAAACTGGAATTATTTTCACGCTGCTCGGTGCCGCCGAGGAcgaggatgacgacgacgaagatgagaagaagaaggaaaaagaggagaagaagaaacagaGGAAAA ACAAGAAGCAGGACGGCTCCGTTGAAAATCGGAAGAAAG CCAAAGCGCAGGACGGCGCCGCCATGGAAATGCAGCCTCTGAACAGCGACGAGGGAGCCGAtgcggaggagaagaagaaaaccaaCCTGCCAAAGAAAGAGAAATCTGTCCTCCAGGGCAAGCTGACCAAACTCGCCGTGCAGATCGGCAAAGCGG GATTGGTGATGTCGGCCATCACCGTCATCATCCTGGTGGTGCTGTTTGTGGTCGACACCTTTTGGATCCAAAACCTCCCCTGGGTCAAGGCCTGCACGCCCATCTACATCCAGTTCGTTGTCAAATTCTTCATCATCGGCGTCACCGTGCTGGTGGTGGCCGTCCCCGAAGGCCTCCCGCTCGCCGTCACCATCTCCCTGGCATATTCCGTCAAG AAAATGATGAAAGACAACAACCTGGTGCGTCACCTGGACGCCTGCGAGACGATGGGCAACGCCACGGCCATCTGCTCGGACAAGACGGGGACGCTCACCATGAACCGCATGACGGTGGTGCAGGCCTTCGTGGCGGAGAAACATTACAAGAAGGTGCCGGAGCCGGAGAACATCCCGGCCTCCATTTTAGATTTCCTGATTCTGGGGATAGCCGTCAACTGCGCCTACACGACCAAGATCATG CCCCCGGAGAAAGAAGGCGGCCTGCCCCGGCAAGTGGGCAACAAGACCGAATGTGCCTTGCTGGGATTTTCCAACGACCTCAAGCGCGACTACCAGACCATCCGTAACGAGATCCCCGAGGAGAAGTTGCACAAGGTGTACACCTTCAACTCGGCGCGCAAGTCCATGAGCACCGTGCTCAAGATGGCCGACGGCAGCTACCGGATGTTCAGCAAGGGCGCCTCGGAAATCCTCCTCAAAAA GTGCTACAAAATCCTGACGGCGTCGGGCGAGCCCAAGGTGTTCCGCCCGCGAGACCGCGACGACGTGGTGAAGAAAGTGATCGAGCCCATGGCCTCCGAAGGCCTGAGGACCATCTGCCTGGCGTACCGAGATTTCGCCGTGAAGGACGGCGAGCCCGACTGGGACAACGAGAACGACATACTCACCGGGCTCACTTGCATCTGCGTGGTGGGCATCGAAGACCCCGTGAGGCCCGAG GTCCCGGACGCCATTCGAAAGTGCCAGCGCGCCGGCATCACGGTGCGGATGGTGACGGGCGACAACATCAACACGGCGCGCGCCATCGCCAGCAAGTGCGGCATCCTGCAGCCCGGGGACGACTTCCTCTGCTTGGAGGGCAAAGAGTTCAACCGGCGGATACGCAACGAAAAGGGAGAG ATCGAACAAGAGCGCATTGATAAGATCTGGCCCAAACTGCGAGTGCTGGCTCGTTCTTCCCCAACTGACAAGCACACTTTAGTCAAAG GTATTATCGACAGCACCGTGGTGGAGCAGAGGCAAGTCGTGGCCGTCACCGGGGACGGCACCAACGACGGTCCCGCCTTGAAGAAAGCCGACGTCGGCTTTGCCATG GGCATCGCCGGCACCGACGTGGCCAAGGAAGCGTCCGACATCATCCTGACCGACGACAACTTCTCCAGCATCGTCAAGGCCGTGATGTGGGGACGCAACGTTTACGACAGCATTTCCAAGTTCCTGCAATTTCAACTGACCGTCAACGTGGTGGCCGTCATCGTCGCCTTCACGGGCGCCTGCATCACTCAG gactcTCCACTGAAGGCGGTCCAGATGTTATGGGTCAACCTGATCATGGACACCTTCGCCTCCCTGGCGCTGGCCACCGAGCCGCCCACGGAAGCCCTGCTGCTCAGGAAGCCATACGGCCGCAACAAGCCTCTCATCTCTCGCACCATGATGAAGAACATTCTGGGCCAGGGCGTGTACCAGCTGGTCATCATCTTCACACTGCTCTTTGCCG GAGAGACCATGTTCGACATCGACAACGGCAGGAACGCGCCGCTCCGAGCGCCGCCCTCGGAGCACTACACCATCGTCTTCAACACCTTCGTCCTGATGCAGCTCTTCAACGAGATCAACGCCCGCAAGATCCACGGCGAGCGCAACGTCTTCGACGGCATCTTCAACAACCTCATCTTCTGCAGCATCGTCTTCGGTACCTTCGTCATCCAG ATCATCATCGTGCAATTTGGAGGGAAGCCATTCAGCTGCGTGGCTCTTTCCATCGACCAGTGGCTCTGGTGCACTTTCCTGGGCTTCGGCTCACTGTTGTGGGGGCAG GTCATCTCGTCGATTCCCACGAGCCGCTTAAAGTTCCTAAAAACGGCGGGCCACGGCACCCAGAAGGAGGAGATCCCCgacgaggagctggaggagctggacgACATGGACGAGATCGACCACGCCGAGCGGGAGCTCCGCCGCGGCCAGATCCTCTGGTTCCGCGGCCTCAACCGCATCCAGACTCAG ATCCGCGTGGTGAATGCATTCCGCAGCTCCATCTCCCTCTATGAGGGCCTGGAGAAGCCCGAGTCGCGGACCTCCATCCACAACTTTATGACCCACCCGGAGTTTCGGATAGAGGACTCGGAGCCGCACATCCCCCTCATAGACGACACGGACGCTGAGGACGACGCGCCCACCAAGCGCAACTCTGCCAGCTCCCGCAACGCCTCGCCCGCCCCGCCCTCGCCAGCCAGCGCGGCCCCGCCGTCCGCCGGCCCCGCCTTCAGCCCCGCCTCCCCAAACCAGAACAATAACGCTGTGGAGAGCAGCAACCACCTCCTCCCGGAGGCCACCAAAGTGGGCGAGACCGCCATGCCGGGCAGCCCCCTACACAGCTTGGAAACCTCCCTTTGA